From the genome of Podospora pseudoanserina strain CBS 124.78 chromosome 7 map unlocalized CBS124.78p_7.2, whole genome shotgun sequence, one region includes:
- a CDS encoding uncharacterized protein (EggNog:ENOG503P6H9; COG:S), with protein MVCGKCQKLSSTTLATPGVKKKSEMYYGSAASSSASSSKSATLGQNGISKSKLLSKAAKNPYAQYSSSCTQCKTKVNQGHTYCHKCAYKAAACAVCGKPEKKKSAAAPIVDGTKRSLK; from the exons ATGGTCTGCGGAAAATGCCAAAAACTCAGCTCAACCACACTAGCCACGCCGggcgtcaagaagaagagtgagATGTACTACGGCTCAGccgcctcatcatcagcatcgtcGTCCAAATCAGCCACCCTCGGGCAGAACGGCATTTCCAAGAGCAAGCTGCTGTCAAAAGCGGCGAAGAACCCATATGCTCAGTATTCGAGTTCTTGCACGCAATGCAAGACCAAGGTAAACCAAGGGCACACATATTGCCACAAGTGCGCATACAAGGCAGCTG CCTGCGCCGTGTGTGGTAAgccagaaaagaaaaagtcagcagcagcgccaatTGTGGATGGCACCAAGAGGTCTCTGAAGTga
- a CDS encoding uncharacterized protein (EggNog:ENOG503NZHF; MEROPS:MER0017177; COG:I): protein MAACIANASAVVPGYGFWFPESIKSVGPFGWHEGGSSWLCCMGKQRLRLGIGIHDAAVEREMRGFMQPIAGMIVAVGLIKPPKTAKKMVDKLVPNDPRVKHHTTTLPSGHTYHYLEALPSSGTPAATVVLIHGFPDLSFGWRHQIPFLTSLSLRVIVPDMLGYGLSSAPSPIPPYSYKSLSTDLASLIQLVSPSHPIILGGHDWGGAIVWRLALRHPALILGVFSICTPYNAPNSQGYIPKKVLIDQFLPNFAYQLQFEDPTLENKIQAAGRDGIRKFLNILYGSKDSKTGKGHFVANVGIDLSLFDEGVKVDKSELLSEEELEFYVDQYERNGVHAPMNYYRTWDVNYEEEKADLVKEGKSKVEVPGMILTATRDTALPPKMADNMEQFFPRGLIKREVEANHWATWENPEEVNKAIGEFVGELLKGRALGFKASI, encoded by the exons ATGGCGGCTTGCATAG CAAATGCCTCGGCCGTGGTACCTGGATATGGATTCTGGTTCCCGGAATCGATCAAATCGGTTGGCCCTTTTGGGTGGCATGAGGGGGGGAGCTCTTGGCTTTGCTGCATGGGCAAGCAACGGCTTAGACTCGGGATCGGAATTCATGACGCAGCTGTTGAAAGGGAAATGCGGGGCTTCATGCAACCGATTGCAGGTATGATTGTTGCAGTAGGGTT AATCAAGCCCCCTAAAACCGCCAAAAAAATGGTCGACAAACTCGTCCCCAACGACCCCCGCGtcaaacaccacaccaccaccctcccctcaggACACACCTACCACTACCTCGaagccctcccctccagcggCACCCCCGCCGCGACGGTAGTCCTCATCCATGGCTTCCCCGACCTCTCCTTCGGCTGGCGCCACCAaatccccttcctcacctccctctccctccgcgtCATCGTCCCCGACATGCTAGGCTAcggcctctcctccgccccctcccccatcccgccCTATTCCTACaaatccctctccaccgacctcgcctccctcattCAGCtcgtctccccctcccaccccatcatcctcggcggccACGACTGGGGCGGCGCCATCGTCTGGCGCCTCGCCCTCCGGCACCCCGCCCTCATCCTGGGCGTCTTCAGCATCTGCACCCCTTACAACGCCCCCAACAGCCAGGGTTACATCCCCAAAAAGGTCCTCATCGACCAGTTCCTCCCCAACTTTGCCTACCAGCTCCAATTCGAAGATCCCACCCTCGAAAACAAAATCCAGGCCGCCGGGAGGGACGGCATCAGAAAGTTTCTAAACATCCTCTACGGCAGCAAAGACAGCAAAACCGGCAAGGGCCATTTCGTCGCCAACGTGGGGATTGACCTCTCCCTTTTTGACGAAGGAGTCAAAGTGGACAAGTCAGAGTTGTtgtccgaggaggagctggagtttTACGTTGACCAGTATGAGCGTAACGGGGTCCACGCCCCGATGAATTACTACCGGACGTGGGACGTGAAttacgaggaggagaaggctgatttggtgaaggaggggaagagcaAGGTTGAGGTGCCGGGCATGATTCTTACCGCGACGAGGGACACTGCCTTGCCGCCGAAGATGGCGGATAATATGGAGCAGTTTTTCCCCAGGGGGTTGATCAAGAGAGAGGTGGAGGCTAATCATTGGGCTACGTGGGAGAATCCGGAAGAGGTTAACAAGGCTATTGGGGAGTTTGTGGGGGAGTTGCTCAAGGGGAGGGCGTTGGGGTTCAAGGCTTCGATTTGA
- a CDS encoding uncharacterized protein (EggNog:ENOG503P3YQ; COG:S) — translation MAELEEFPSRNRNKRKASSSPSPSNAEAKRSRVDDLPDYHDDHRGPPHQGDPLGYDNRSRSPFHQRHPNSSYPRRDSYRQPAPLPQEPLAPPPKKSVTQEERKRGQRLFGGILGTLSGQTREGSNLHKRRQDIERRQHERVQRQEVEDEKHRRERLERGRRERMMNQIEVDEKSMHARHEDRMEKARCLMTRSYPRILYRPWELTREQSRTVSNQVRDAEDRIDRELAVWKRERERRYRELGAPVPAPVRPREDSHRREPAHTRKEDGRRERDRPREPAPISENDSGDDVRHQQDSLPKDTQMEVDDHQPKKNEQVQEKEKDSEQKRRSSDQHHDEVMVQDAEDTVIY, via the exons ATGGCCGAACTCGAAGAATTCCCCTCAAGGAACAGGAACAAGCGaaaagcctcctccagcccatcaccctccaacGCAGAAGCCAAGCGCTCACGGGTCGACGACTTGCCAGACTACCATGATGATCACAGGggacctcctcaccaaggAGACCCTCTAGGTTATGACAACCGATCCCGCAGTCCATTCCACCAAAGACATCCCAACTCTTCTTACCCAAGAAGAGACAGCTACCGCCAACCGGCCCCGCTACCGCAGGAACCGCtggccccaccaccaaaaaagtCAGTCACCCAGGAAGAGCGCAAGCGCGGCCAGAGGCTGTTTGGTGGGATTTTGGGGACTTTGAGCGGGCAGACGAGGGAAGGTAGTAATTTGCATAAACGGAGGCAGGATATCGAGCGGAGGCAGCATGAGAGGGTGCAGAggcaggaggtggaggatgagaagcacaggcgggagaggttggagagggggaggagggagaggatgatgaatcagattgaggtggatgagaagaGTATGCATGCGAGGCATGAGGATaggatggagaaggcgaggtgtttgatgacgaggagtTATCCGAGGATT CTCTACCGCCCTTGGGAACTAACGCGGGAACAATCACGGACGGTTAGCAATCAGGTCCGTGATGCGGAAGACAGGATAGATAGGGAGTTGGCggtgtggaagagggagagggagaggaggtatCGTGAGTTGGGGGCTCCGGTGCCGGCACCTGTACGTCCTAGGGAGGATAGTCATCGTCGAGAACCAGCACATACCAGAAAGGAAGACGGCCGTCGGGAAAGAGACAGACCACGGGAACCAGCACCGATTTCCGAAAACGATAGCGGCGATGATGTTCGTCATCAGCAGGACAGCCTGCCAAAAGATACCcagatggaggtggatgaccaccagcccaagaagaacGAACAGGTtcaagagaaggagaaggacagtGAACAGAAGCGACGAAGCTCGGATCAGCATCACGACGAGGTGATGGTGCAGGATGCGGAGGATACAGTTATTTACTAA